The following are encoded in a window of Amaranthus tricolor cultivar Red isolate AtriRed21 chromosome 2, ASM2621246v1, whole genome shotgun sequence genomic DNA:
- the LOC130805737 gene encoding proline-rich extensin-like protein EPR1 → MQLKIVVYLLLAALLVSIVNYISLFIDEETNSRLMIHYQPSKDVKKPVSESLPSQFFILRQTRQQRQPARRPPSPIKPPPISQRRQPVERPPTPTRAPPHKEIITLSPSSPPLVTPSLPLPDLETLPSQSFTLRQTRQQRQPAQRPPFPIKAPPIDQRRQPVQRPPAPIRAPPRKESILLPLYSPPLLTPSLLLSALENLPSQSFILRQTRQQRRPAQRPPSPIMAPPIIQRRQPVQRPPAPTRAPPHKESITLPPSSPPLITPSFPSLSTTSSSS, encoded by the coding sequence ATGCAACTCAAGATTGTGGTTTATTTGCTGTTAGCAGCCTTGCTAGTAAGCATTGTAAATTACATTTCTCTGTTTATTGATGAGGAAACCAACAGCAGACTAATGATACACTACCAACCAAGTAAGGATGTCAAGAAACCAGTTTCAGAGAGCCTTCCAAGTCAATTTTTTATATTGCGACAGACACGCCAACAGAGACAACCAGCACGAAGACCACCTTCTCCTATCAAGCCTCCACCAATCAGTCAGAGGAGGCAACCAGTCGAAAGGCCACCAACTCCTACACGGGCTCCACCACACAAAGAGATTATAACATTGTCACCGTCTTCCCCACCATTGGTAACGCCCTCTTTGCCACTGCCAGATTTAGAGACCCTTCCAAGCCAATCCTTTACATTGCGACAGACACGCCAACAGAGACAACCAGCACAAAGACCACCTTTTCCTATCAAGGCTCCACCAATTGATCAGAGGAGGCAACCGGTCCAAAGGCCACCAGCTCCTATACGGGCTCCACCACGCAAAGAGAGTATATTATTGCCACTGTATTCCCCACCACTACTAACGCCCTCTTTGCTATTGTCTGCTTTAGAGAACCTTCCAAGCCAATCCTTTATATTGCGACAGACACGCCAACAGAGACGACCAGCACAAAGACCACCTTCTCCTATCATGGCTCCACCAATCATTCAGAGGAGGCAACCAGTCCAAAGGCCACCAGCTCCTACACGGGCTCCACCACACAAAGAGAGTATAACATTGCCACCGTCTTCCCCACCACTAATAACACCCTCCTTCCCATCGTTATCGACAACCTCTTCATCTAGCTAG